One genomic region from Evansella sp. LMS18 encodes:
- a CDS encoding TRAP transporter small permease, whose product MKKLVHILSSGLHFVAQLILIAMMLMITFDVVGRWLFNIPVTGTYDFTQSGLSMVIFLGLAYTHQVKEHITIDFLVEKFSDRTQTIFNSAVNFFIAGLMLLLTWQLWQNAMRLYQSNTVTGDLNLPIFLFAILAAVGTFVFSLTAVMNGIIYAQKVGKNNES is encoded by the coding sequence ATGAAGAAACTTGTTCATATTTTAAGCAGCGGGCTACATTTTGTAGCCCAGCTTATTTTAATAGCCATGATGCTGATGATCACCTTTGATGTAGTAGGACGCTGGCTGTTTAACATTCCGGTGACAGGGACTTATGACTTTACTCAGTCAGGACTTTCAATGGTTATATTTCTAGGCCTGGCATATACACACCAGGTAAAGGAGCACATAACAATTGATTTCCTCGTGGAGAAGTTTTCTGACAGAACTCAAACCATTTTTAACAGTGCTGTCAATTTCTTTATTGCCGGTTTAATGCTCCTGCTGACATGGCAGTTATGGCAAAACGCCATGCGTCTTTATCAGTCAAACACAGTGACAGGTGACCTTAATCTTCCAATATTCCTATTTGCAATTCTGGCAGCTGTGGGAACTTTTGTTTTCTCCTTAACCGCAGTAATGAACGGAATTATATACGCACAAAAGGTGGGTAAGAACAATGAGTCCTGA
- a CDS encoding TRAP transporter substrate-binding protein, with protein sequence MFWRMIGSKKFMLAAFVSAFFVMLAACAADTGGNENGAEASENNNTAEEAGNDNNNNNEEAANNNDGAVTSDEGGDHNLTVSHFLPANHPIHQNVLTTLAEDLEERTNGRITSDIYDNNQLGAPGAHYDMAVTGEADLSLSVHAYSSGRFPIATVIDLPFLVESAEKGGEIFWTLYEEFEELQEEHNDTTPLFLFSAEPAQILSPDKKIESPEDLQGLRVRTPSPAGAEMLEALGATPVTMPMGEVYEALERGAIDAAMAPFSTLADYSFYEVVDYVTVGNFSATPFFGVMNTDVYNSLSDSDKAVLDDLTQLDMSMHAGAVFDQAGENGYNAGAENGVEFIELSGDNLAAWEEAFQPIVEKWIEDMAAQGVPAQEMYDRAVEIRNN encoded by the coding sequence ATGTTCTGGAGAATGATTGGAAGTAAAAAGTTTATGTTAGCAGCATTTGTAAGCGCATTCTTCGTTATGCTGGCTGCATGTGCAGCGGATACTGGCGGAAATGAAAATGGTGCTGAGGCATCGGAAAATAACAACACGGCAGAAGAAGCTGGCAATGACAACAATAATAACAATGAGGAAGCGGCTAATAACAATGATGGTGCTGTTACCTCTGACGAGGGAGGCGATCACAACCTGACTGTTTCACACTTCCTGCCGGCTAATCACCCGATACATCAAAATGTACTTACAACACTTGCAGAGGATCTGGAAGAGCGGACAAATGGAAGAATTACTTCAGACATATATGACAATAACCAGTTAGGCGCACCAGGCGCCCACTACGATATGGCCGTTACCGGTGAAGCAGACCTTAGTTTAAGTGTTCATGCTTATTCTTCAGGTAGATTCCCTATTGCTACGGTTATTGATCTGCCGTTCCTTGTTGAATCAGCAGAAAAAGGCGGCGAGATTTTCTGGACACTTTATGAAGAGTTTGAGGAACTGCAGGAGGAACATAATGATACAACTCCTCTATTCTTATTCTCTGCAGAACCAGCACAAATTTTAAGCCCGGACAAGAAAATCGAATCTCCTGAAGACTTACAGGGACTACGGGTGCGGACTCCATCACCTGCAGGAGCGGAAATGCTTGAAGCACTTGGAGCAACTCCGGTAACAATGCCAATGGGAGAAGTGTATGAAGCACTTGAAAGAGGAGCTATCGACGCTGCTATGGCACCGTTTTCCACTCTCGCTGACTATAGTTTCTATGAAGTAGTGGATTATGTAACTGTAGGTAACTTCTCTGCAACACCATTCTTTGGTGTCATGAACACAGATGTATATAACAGCCTGTCCGATTCTGACAAAGCAGTGCTTGACGACCTCACTCAGTTAGATATGTCCATGCATGCTGGAGCGGTATTCGATCAGGCGGGAGAGAATGGATATAACGCCGGAGCAGAAAACGGAGTGGAATTTATCGAGCTTTCCGGTGATAACCTCGCAGCATGGGAAGAAGCGTTCCAGCCAATTGTTGAAAAGTGGATTGAAGATATGGCTGCCCAGGGAGTGCCTGCGCAGGAAATGTATGACAGAGCTGTAGAAATCAGAAACAACTAA
- a CDS encoding YfkD famly protein encodes MKKALVYLLLPLLFFCGLVSYSVEAAEDGKQTEENSVPDSAMDISKDNTYPNPAQDLPKLHPGELASELLESTEIKIENPELIKMFNESDIRSSKMAIGMNVSIYLGQWPLAYESDETKINWDFEKVNTNRVDNRGGQEAKRINYNQEQQKRIKGGLTAEVPSGDMVQKMMMIKAREKLNMPLSFSTVIGYGTKTDRVYNVAPGSVGYLSAYAPAVNEKGKVTYGEVYLRVKGGEKWLEVKNVTQQGIGAWIPLQDHINLKFNTANE; translated from the coding sequence ATGAAAAAGGCCCTTGTATATCTTCTTCTTCCATTATTGTTTTTTTGCGGACTGGTTTCGTACAGCGTGGAAGCAGCTGAAGATGGAAAGCAGACGGAGGAGAATTCTGTCCCTGACTCTGCCATGGATATTTCAAAAGATAACACCTACCCAAACCCTGCCCAGGATCTACCTAAGTTACATCCTGGTGAATTAGCGAGTGAGCTGCTCGAGTCCACAGAGATTAAAATTGAAAATCCGGAGCTGATTAAAATGTTTAATGAATCAGACATCCGGAGCTCCAAAATGGCCATAGGCATGAATGTTTCCATCTATCTGGGGCAGTGGCCTCTGGCATACGAGTCTGACGAAACAAAAATTAACTGGGATTTCGAAAAGGTAAACACGAATAGAGTGGATAACCGGGGCGGACAGGAAGCGAAGCGGATTAACTACAACCAGGAGCAGCAAAAGAGAATTAAAGGCGGCCTGACAGCGGAAGTGCCAAGCGGAGATATGGTGCAGAAAATGATGATGATTAAGGCAAGGGAAAAACTGAATATGCCCCTGAGTTTTTCCACTGTCATTGGTTATGGAACAAAGACAGACCGTGTATATAATGTAGCTCCCGGTTCTGTAGGGTACTTGTCGGCATATGCGCCAGCTGTCAATGAAAAAGGGAAAGTAACATACGGTGAAGTTTACCTTCGTGTTAAAGGCGGAGAAAAATGGCTTGAAGTAAAAAATGTAACACAGCAGGGAATCGGAGCATGGATACCGCTGCAGGACCATATAAACCTGAAGTTCAATACTGCAAATGAATGA
- a CDS encoding SE1561 family protein has protein sequence MREAEHAGKEDRMALLNERIDHLVSTLDSLDPEKTGVEEIDRIISMLDDLEEKCRQYRREYE, from the coding sequence ATGAGAGAAGCAGAACATGCAGGGAAAGAAGATAGAATGGCGCTCCTGAATGAGAGGATTGACCATCTGGTTTCTACACTTGATTCCCTCGATCCGGAGAAAACTGGTGTAGAAGAAATTGATCGTATTATTTCAATGCTCGACGATCTTGAGGAAAAATGCAGGCAGTATCGCCGGGAATATGAGTGA
- a CDS encoding histidine phosphatase family protein encodes MELYLIRHGQSEANLHGIIQGHADYPLSGLGKKQAALLGEYLSSLKSDNIYSSDLVRAKETAEAIADQRSLEVKTWPEIREVGLGPFEGRTRIDILEKYPNLKHESLLTSGVEGTETIENITQRCREVIRALKEKHQNETIVLVSHGGFISILLTFLMAGDEWPKMDRPFIIGNTSITKVEIDDTGKAKFHYINKTAHLDEKEESLTSTVLY; translated from the coding sequence ATGGAACTTTATTTAATAAGGCATGGCCAGTCAGAAGCAAATCTTCATGGAATTATTCAGGGGCATGCAGATTATCCTCTTTCCGGTCTCGGGAAAAAGCAGGCAGCTCTTTTAGGAGAATATTTATCCTCTTTGAAATCAGACAATATTTACAGTTCAGACCTTGTTCGAGCTAAGGAGACAGCTGAAGCGATCGCTGATCAGCGAAGCCTCGAGGTAAAAACCTGGCCGGAAATCAGAGAAGTTGGGCTGGGGCCATTTGAAGGCCGGACCAGAATCGATATTTTGGAAAAATATCCTAACCTGAAGCACGAGTCACTGCTTACTTCCGGAGTGGAGGGGACGGAAACAATAGAAAATATCACACAGAGGTGCAGGGAAGTTATCAGAGCCCTAAAGGAAAAACACCAGAACGAAACGATAGTCCTTGTTTCCCACGGCGGTTTCATCAGCATTCTTCTTACCTTTTTGATGGCGGGAGACGAGTGGCCAAAAATGGACCGGCCTTTTATCATTGGCAATACAAGCATTACGAAAGTTGAAATCGACGATACAGGGAAGGCGAAATTCCATTATATAAACAAGACAGCGCACCTCGATGAAAAAGAAGAGTCACTGACTTCGACGGTGCTTTATTGA
- a CDS encoding fumarate hydratase, protein MYELVTETSTNLPYDVRRAIRAAKERENAGTRAALSLATITQNIDMADDNVLPICQDTGMLTFEIKVPVGANQIEMKKEIYEAIRQATKDGKLRPNSVDSLTGENSGDNIGPGTPIIHFEQWENDYIDARLIIKGGGCENKNIQYSLPMEIEGLGRAGRDLDGIRKCILHSVYQAQGQGCSAGFIGVGIGGDRISSYELAKKQLLRDVSDINDNPQLFELENYIMEKGNTLGIGTMGFGGEATLLGCKIGAANRLPASFFVSVAYNCWAFRRLGVTLDAESGTIQNWLYKEGEKISFKEDTETAAKSDEPVREVVLQAPVTEEQIRELKVGDVVVINGDLHTGRDAIHHHLMDNDAPIDLNGQIIYHCGPVMLKDKEGEWHVKAAGPTTSIREEPYQGDIMKKFGIRAVMGKGGMGPKTLKALEEHGGVYLNAIGGAAQYYAECIKKVDGVDLMEFGIPEAMWHLKVEGFRAIVTMDSHGNSLHKDVDKTSFERLQQYSEKVFS, encoded by the coding sequence ATGTATGAACTCGTAACAGAAACATCAACTAACCTTCCGTACGATGTAAGACGGGCGATCCGTGCGGCTAAAGAGCGGGAAAATGCCGGCACAAGAGCGGCGCTTTCTCTAGCGACTATCACACAGAATATCGATATGGCAGACGATAATGTACTGCCAATCTGCCAGGACACCGGAATGCTTACATTCGAAATCAAGGTGCCGGTTGGAGCTAACCAGATTGAGATGAAAAAGGAGATTTATGAGGCGATCCGCCAGGCAACAAAGGATGGAAAACTTCGCCCAAACTCTGTGGATTCCCTTACTGGAGAAAACAGCGGCGATAATATCGGTCCTGGAACTCCAATCATTCATTTTGAACAGTGGGAAAATGATTACATAGACGCAAGATTGATTATCAAAGGCGGCGGCTGCGAAAACAAAAATATTCAGTACAGCCTGCCGATGGAAATTGAGGGCCTTGGCCGTGCAGGCAGGGACCTTGACGGCATCCGCAAATGTATCCTTCACTCAGTCTACCAGGCTCAGGGACAGGGATGCAGCGCAGGCTTTATCGGAGTTGGAATCGGGGGAGACCGAATCTCCAGCTATGAGCTTGCAAAGAAGCAGCTGCTTAGAGACGTAAGTGATATAAACGACAACCCACAACTTTTTGAGCTGGAAAATTATATTATGGAAAAAGGTAACACGTTAGGAATTGGCACCATGGGCTTTGGCGGGGAAGCAACACTTCTCGGCTGTAAAATCGGTGCAGCTAACCGTCTGCCGGCAAGCTTCTTCGTATCTGTTGCATACAACTGCTGGGCATTCCGCCGTCTCGGTGTGACACTGGATGCCGAATCCGGCACTATCCAGAACTGGCTTTACAAAGAAGGAGAAAAGATCAGTTTTAAAGAAGATACAGAAACAGCAGCCAAATCTGATGAGCCGGTAAGAGAAGTAGTCCTCCAGGCTCCTGTTACAGAAGAACAGATTCGTGAGCTTAAGGTTGGTGATGTGGTAGTAATTAACGGCGACCTTCATACTGGAAGAGATGCTATTCATCACCATCTCATGGACAATGACGCGCCAATCGACCTTAACGGACAGATTATCTATCACTGCGGTCCAGTAATGCTTAAGGACAAAGAAGGGGAATGGCATGTGAAAGCTGCCGGACCTACAACGAGTATTCGGGAAGAGCCTTATCAGGGGGATATCATGAAAAAATTCGGTATCCGTGCTGTCATGGGTAAAGGCGGCATGGGTCCAAAAACGTTGAAGGCACTTGAAGAACACGGAGGAGTTTATCTTAATGCAATCGGCGGTGCTGCACAGTATTACGCGGAATGCATTAAAAAAGTTGATGGCGTTGATCTTATGGAATTCGGAATCCCGGAAGCAATGTGGCATCTGAAAGTGGAAGGCTTCAGAGCGATTGTTACGATGGATTCCCACGGCAACAGCCTTCATAAAGACGTGGATAAAACTTCATTTGAACGTCTGCAGCAATACAGCGAAAAAGTATTTTCTTAA
- a CDS encoding Fur-regulated basic protein FbpA, with amino-acid sequence MSKHIQNAIRARKNYLISQLIQQGIYKKGDQHLYELTLTELEDELSAAVKKCAGSI; translated from the coding sequence ATGTCCAAACACATTCAAAACGCCATAAGAGCAAGGAAGAATTATCTGATCAGCCAGCTAATTCAGCAGGGAATATACAAAAAGGGAGATCAGCATTTATATGAACTTACCCTTACAGAACTTGAGGACGAACTGAGTGCGGCAGTAAAAAAATGTGCAGGCAGCATATAA
- the pdaA gene encoding delta-lactam-biosynthetic de-N-acetylase: MAYSNEAYNWSFNPSKNNQPATTEAHFEELLKKYGGFYIGDTTKKEIYLTFDNGYENGYTEKVLDVLKDKQVPAAFFITGHYLKTEEDLVKRMVEEGHIVGNHSYHHPSLPEVSDERLVRELESLRTEYKNVTGDDDMRYLRPPRGIFSERTLAKSEELGYTNVFWSFAYKDWETDQQKGWKHAYDSVMNRIHPGAVMLLHSVSSDNAEALPKIIDELESQGYTFKSLDDLMIKKGFIK, translated from the coding sequence ATGGCTTACAGCAATGAAGCCTATAACTGGAGTTTTAATCCGTCAAAAAATAATCAGCCGGCCACGACAGAAGCCCATTTTGAAGAGTTACTGAAAAAGTATGGCGGATTTTACATCGGCGATACGACAAAAAAGGAAATTTATCTTACGTTTGATAACGGCTATGAAAATGGATATACAGAGAAAGTACTGGATGTGCTAAAAGATAAACAAGTGCCTGCAGCCTTTTTTATCACAGGGCATTATTTAAAGACTGAAGAGGATTTAGTGAAAAGAATGGTGGAAGAAGGCCATATTGTCGGGAACCACTCCTACCACCATCCGAGCCTCCCGGAAGTGTCCGATGAGCGGCTCGTCCGTGAGCTGGAAAGCTTAAGAACAGAGTACAAAAATGTAACTGGTGACGATGACATGAGGTATCTTCGGCCGCCAAGAGGGATCTTCAGTGAAAGAACACTCGCTAAGTCAGAAGAGCTCGGTTACACCAATGTTTTCTGGTCGTTCGCTTATAAAGACTGGGAAACGGATCAGCAAAAAGGCTGGAAGCATGCATATGATTCGGTGATGAACCGGATTCATCCTGGAGCAGTGATGCTTCTTCATTCTGTCTCCAGCGATAATGCGGAAGCTCTGCCTAAAATCATTGATGAGCTGGAGAGCCAGGGCTATACATTTAAAAGCCTGGATGATTTGATGATTAAAAAAGGATTCATTAAATAA
- a CDS encoding GAF domain-containing protein — MSIATDIASLQIMAEVYKKKNLQDILEKTVNSLVEQVPYIDWSGIYFYENGKEVSLLAASDSEDDLAWESNGELKFPIKNSKDENIGIMIVRTREVIAFDVTDVSTLETIASAIGELSLAN; from the coding sequence GTGTCAATTGCGACGGATATTGCCTCGCTGCAGATTATGGCAGAGGTGTATAAGAAAAAAAACTTACAGGACATTCTCGAGAAGACTGTAAACAGTCTTGTGGAACAAGTGCCTTATATTGACTGGTCCGGAATTTATTTTTACGAGAACGGAAAGGAAGTAAGCCTCCTCGCTGCTTCAGACAGTGAAGATGATTTAGCATGGGAATCAAACGGGGAACTGAAATTTCCAATTAAAAATTCTAAAGATGAAAATATCGGGATAATGATTGTACGGACACGGGAAGTGATTGCGTTTGATGTAACCGACGTGAGCACCCTGGAAACAATTGCTTCAGCAATCGGTGAACTAAGTCTCGCTAACTAA
- a CDS encoding DNA-3-methyladenine glycosylase, with the protein MREQIKVQGPYNFKQALKRLTVDPLALTNVENQTLRIPLLIDETQAVVDVTQTGSFEEPVFEIVTESNVDQEMLFKRLNEIFHWDIPLETIYQYFQDTELDQLFSQFRGTPFVCDFQLYGCLMKTIIHQQLNMSFAFVLSNRFKQNFGTEIDGVWFYPSPDKVSRLEPEDLIALQFSRRKAEYVIDTSRLITDGLLDLESLKSLDDEEVISRLIAIRGIGRWTAENFLMFGLGRLDLFPVADIGIQNGMKKYYKLDKKPSKEVMIDKSGDWKPYRTYASLYLWESLESE; encoded by the coding sequence ATGCGCGAACAAATAAAAGTACAAGGTCCGTACAACTTTAAACAAGCTTTAAAGCGGTTAACAGTTGATCCTCTTGCCCTGACGAATGTGGAAAATCAAACATTGAGGATCCCCCTTCTTATAGATGAAACACAAGCAGTAGTGGATGTCACACAGACTGGGAGCTTTGAGGAACCTGTTTTTGAAATAGTGACAGAAAGCAATGTTGACCAGGAAATGCTTTTCAAAAGGTTAAATGAAATATTCCACTGGGATATCCCACTTGAAACAATTTACCAGTACTTTCAGGATACAGAATTAGACCAGCTGTTCAGCCAGTTCCGGGGCACGCCGTTCGTGTGCGATTTTCAATTATATGGCTGTTTAATGAAAACAATCATTCACCAGCAGCTGAACATGTCTTTTGCATTCGTTCTTTCTAACAGATTCAAACAAAACTTCGGTACAGAAATCGACGGTGTCTGGTTTTATCCGTCTCCAGATAAAGTAAGCAGGCTTGAGCCGGAAGACTTAATAGCCTTGCAATTCAGCCGCAGGAAAGCGGAATATGTGATAGATACTTCCCGGCTCATTACTGACGGTCTTCTTGACCTTGAAAGTTTAAAGAGTCTGGATGATGAGGAAGTAATCAGCCGCCTTATAGCCATTAGAGGAATCGGCCGCTGGACTGCGGAAAATTTCCTGATGTTCGGACTTGGGAGGCTGGATTTATTCCCGGTTGCTGATATAGGTATACAGAACGGGATGAAGAAGTATTATAAACTTGATAAAAAGCCATCTAAAGAGGTAATGATAGATAAATCTGGGGACTGGAAGCCATACAGGACGTATGCTTCATTATATTTATGGGAAAGTTTAGAGTCTGAATAA
- the rlmD gene encoding 23S rRNA (uracil(1939)-C(5))-methyltransferase RlmD — protein sequence MKQQRKDTGKDNSHLKIKKGQRFPLTIKRMGIDGEGVGFFKRQVVFVPGALPGEEIVCEVTKAEGKFATGKIVKIRKESKDRVAPPCPVYAECGGCQLQHMAYGGQLRSKKDIVRQAFERYTKINLDKINFKDTIGMDDPWNYRNKSQLQVGTEKGKVIAGLYSTNSHRLIDLEDCAVQHPQTNKVTNTVKQIIEDLKIPVYNERKRSGVIRTIVTRVGFETGEYQVVLVTKERDIPKGKLLIDEIKRRLPDVTSIVQNINPKKTSLVFGDETVTLFGKDKIEEKMSEFSFNLSPRAFFQLNPVQTKKLYNSAKEAAKLSGKEKVVDAYCGVGTIGLWLADGAAELRGMDVIDEAIQDARKNAEVHGVHHAHYVTGKAETWLPKWEKEGWHPDVVVVDPPRTGLDRSFIETLLRVKPKRIVYVSCNPSTLAKNVNDLARGGYKLKSLQPVDMFPQTAQVEVVSELTL from the coding sequence GTGAAGCAACAGCGAAAAGACACCGGGAAAGACAATAGCCATCTGAAAATCAAAAAAGGTCAGCGCTTCCCGCTCACAATCAAACGAATGGGCATTGACGGAGAAGGAGTAGGCTTTTTTAAACGGCAGGTTGTCTTCGTTCCCGGTGCCCTTCCTGGTGAAGAAATCGTTTGTGAAGTGACGAAAGCGGAAGGCAAGTTTGCAACAGGAAAGATAGTTAAAATCAGAAAAGAATCTAAAGACAGAGTCGCTCCTCCATGTCCTGTATATGCAGAATGCGGCGGGTGCCAGCTGCAGCATATGGCGTACGGAGGACAGCTCAGATCAAAAAAGGATATCGTCCGCCAGGCATTTGAAAGATATACGAAGATTAACCTTGATAAAATCAATTTCAAGGATACAATCGGCATGGACGACCCGTGGAATTACCGGAACAAGAGCCAGCTCCAGGTTGGAACGGAAAAAGGTAAAGTTATCGCCGGTCTGTACAGCACAAACAGCCACCGGCTTATTGACCTGGAGGACTGTGCCGTCCAGCACCCCCAGACAAATAAAGTGACAAATACAGTAAAACAGATCATCGAGGATCTGAAAATACCCGTTTATAACGAAAGAAAAAGAAGCGGTGTAATCAGAACAATCGTAACGAGAGTAGGTTTTGAAACCGGGGAATACCAGGTGGTGCTCGTAACGAAAGAAAGAGACATCCCGAAAGGTAAATTACTCATCGATGAGATCAAGCGACGTCTTCCGGATGTAACTTCAATTGTGCAAAACATTAATCCGAAAAAAACATCTCTAGTGTTTGGCGATGAAACAGTAACCCTTTTCGGGAAGGATAAAATTGAAGAAAAAATGAGTGAATTCAGTTTTAACCTGTCTCCCAGGGCATTTTTCCAGCTGAACCCTGTTCAGACGAAAAAACTCTATAACTCGGCAAAGGAAGCAGCGAAGCTTTCCGGGAAAGAGAAAGTCGTTGATGCATACTGCGGTGTTGGGACGATCGGCCTCTGGCTCGCAGACGGAGCGGCCGAACTGAGAGGCATGGATGTCATTGATGAAGCGATCCAGGATGCCAGGAAAAATGCCGAGGTACACGGGGTACACCATGCTCACTATGTGACAGGCAAAGCAGAAACATGGCTGCCTAAATGGGAGAAGGAAGGCTGGCACCCGGATGTGGTAGTAGTTGACCCGCCAAGGACAGGGCTGGACAGGTCGTTCATTGAAACACTACTTCGTGTAAAGCCGAAACGGATTGTATATGTTTCCTGCAACCCGTCTACCTTAGCAAAAAACGTCAACGACCTGGCAAGGGGCGGATACAAACTAAAATCCCTGCAGCCAGTAGATATGTTCCCGCAAACAGCACAAGTGGAAGTAGTCTCGGAGCTTACACTGTAG